Proteins from a genomic interval of Lelliottia amnigena:
- a CDS encoding intimin-like protein SinH, with protein MSKMESLWLNSKGKLRRFFSKLLIAMQLYPIIAPSVLAGAGNIEETNIVIPFSSEAQRFADSTATNGINGIKNTATSMATGAAVTTVEEWLSYFGTAQINLNVDNDGHWDNSSFDFLTPVYEN; from the coding sequence ATGTCGAAAATGGAATCATTGTGGCTGAATTCTAAGGGTAAACTACGTAGATTTTTTTCTAAGTTATTGATTGCAATGCAGTTATACCCAATAATTGCTCCAAGTGTGCTTGCTGGAGCCGGAAATATCGAAGAAACTAATATAGTTATCCCTTTTTCTTCAGAAGCTCAGAGATTTGCTGATAGCACTGCAACTAACGGCATCAATGGAATTAAAAATACGGCCACTAGTATGGCTACTGGTGCAGCAGTCACAACCGTTGAGGAATGGTTAAGTTATTTCGGTACTGCGCAAATCAATCTGAATGTTGATAATGACGGACACTGGGATAACAGTTCTTTCGATTTTCTTACGCCTGTTTATGAAAATTAA
- the mkaC_2 gene encoding LysR family transcriptional regulator, whose protein sequence is MALLMSKKLKYFIVCFETRCINHAADQLCVTRSPLTRVMYELEEKAGGKLFVRKYNHLEPTELAFNLYEKIKPVYDLLCAIESEFGISANLTRFELLCDISVPFVIYQHISSLLSKSNCSISCRRVSVSCNEIQSLKTNPDVGIISFREIALTEILFFIK, encoded by the coding sequence ATGGCTTTGCTAATGTCGAAAAAATTAAAATATTTCATAGTTTGTTTCGAAACTCGGTGCATTAATCATGCTGCTGACCAGTTATGTGTTACTCGCTCACCTTTAACTCGAGTTATGTATGAGTTGGAAGAAAAGGCTGGTGGGAAGTTATTTGTTAGAAAATACAACCACCTAGAGCCAACTGAACTGGCATTTAACTTATATGAAAAAATTAAACCCGTTTATGATCTTCTTTGTGCTATAGAAAGCGAGTTTGGCATTTCGGCAAACCTTACCAGGTTCGAATTACTTTGTGATATTAGCGTTCCATTTGTTATCTACCAGCACATATCTTCATTGTTAAGTAAGTCTAATTGTTCAATAAGTTGTAGGCGAGTTTCAGTCTCTTGTAACGAAATTCAGTCGCTAAAAACAAATCCTGATGTAGGTATAATCTCTTTTCGCGAAATTGCTCTGACAGAAATTTTGTTTTTCATAAAGTAA
- a CDS encoding Phage-related lysozyme (muraminidase), with protein MNQKNEIIALLRYEEGVRYTPYIDSLGYPTSGVGFKLGPHGASLKNYTFTLNDKTIDAWLNNNIERVQAAMIQNHEIAGALSHCSQPRKDILTSMAYQMGVGGLGGFHQMLKMITQENWDGAALQMLNSVWARQTPDRARRHAEVMKSGEWQPTYFV; from the coding sequence ATGAATCAGAAAAATGAAATTATTGCGTTATTACGCTATGAAGAAGGTGTCCGGTATACACCTTACATTGACAGTCTTGGCTATCCGACCAGTGGGGTGGGCTTTAAACTTGGGCCACATGGCGCTTCGCTAAAAAATTATACATTTACGCTTAACGATAAGACCATTGACGCCTGGCTGAATAACAACATTGAACGTGTGCAAGCTGCCATGATTCAAAACCATGAGATTGCTGGTGCACTTTCACATTGTAGTCAACCCCGGAAGGATATTCTCACATCGATGGCATATCAGATGGGTGTCGGCGGACTTGGAGGATTCCACCAAATGCTTAAAATGATTACACAAGAAAACTGGGATGGTGCAGCGTTACAAATGTTGAATAGCGTTTGGGCACGGCAGACACCGGACAGAGCCAGACGCCACGCTGAAGTAATGAAATCTGGAGAATGGCAACCCACATATTTTGTATGA
- the yhiN gene encoding protein YhiN, translating to MERFDAVVIGAGAAGMFCAAMAGQAGRRVLLLDNGKRPGRKILMSGGGRCNFTNLYVEPAAYLSQNRHFCKSALARYTQWDFIELVGKHGIAWHEKTLGQLFCDDSAQQIVDMLVAECEKGGVITRLRTDVLNVTRDDDGYTLELNGDTVSADNLVIASGGLSMPGLGATPFGYKIAEQFGLKVLPTRAGLVPFTLHKPLLEQLQTLSGVSVSSTITAEDGTLFRENLLFTHRGLSGPAVLQISSYWQPGEFVTVNLVPDCDLDSFITEQRAEHPNQSLKNTLAMQLPKRLIECLQLLGQIPDVTLKQLNSREQQALVDTLTNWRVQPNGTEGYRTAEVTLGGVDTDELSSRTMEARNVPGLYFIGEVMDVTGWLGGYNFQWAWASAWACAQALAHVR from the coding sequence GTGGAAAGGTTTGATGCCGTTGTAATTGGCGCCGGTGCGGCGGGTATGTTCTGTGCGGCAATGGCCGGACAGGCGGGTCGACGTGTGCTGCTGCTGGATAATGGCAAGAGGCCTGGACGCAAGATTCTGATGTCTGGCGGGGGGCGCTGTAATTTTACTAACTTATATGTTGAACCCGCCGCGTATTTGAGCCAAAACCGTCATTTTTGCAAATCTGCCCTGGCGCGTTATACCCAGTGGGATTTCATTGAACTGGTGGGGAAACACGGCATTGCCTGGCACGAGAAAACGCTGGGACAGCTGTTCTGCGATGATTCCGCACAGCAGATTGTCGATATGCTGGTGGCAGAATGCGAAAAGGGCGGCGTTATCACGCGCCTGCGCACCGACGTGCTGAACGTGACCCGCGATGACGACGGCTATACCCTGGAGCTGAACGGTGACACCGTGAGCGCCGATAATCTGGTGATTGCCAGCGGCGGTCTGTCGATGCCTGGGCTGGGCGCTACGCCGTTTGGCTACAAAATTGCGGAGCAGTTTGGCCTGAAGGTCTTGCCCACGCGCGCCGGGCTGGTGCCCTTTACGCTGCACAAGCCGCTGCTGGAACAGCTCCAGACGCTCTCCGGCGTATCGGTTTCGTCTACCATCACCGCGGAAGACGGGACGCTTTTTCGCGAAAATCTGCTCTTCACCCATCGCGGTCTCTCTGGACCGGCGGTGTTACAAATTTCCAGCTACTGGCAGCCGGGTGAATTTGTGACGGTGAATTTGGTGCCGGATTGCGATCTGGACAGCTTTATCACCGAGCAACGCGCTGAACATCCGAATCAAAGTTTGAAAAATACGCTGGCGATGCAACTGCCGAAGCGTTTGATTGAGTGCCTGCAGCTGCTGGGGCAAATTCCGGATGTGACGCTCAAGCAGCTCAACAGCCGCGAGCAGCAAGCGCTGGTCGACACGCTGACGAACTGGCGCGTTCAGCCAAACGGCACCGAAGGGTATCGCACAGCGGAAGTGACGCTCGGCGGTGTCGACACCGATGAACTCTCTTCACGCACCATGGAAGCCCGCAACGTGCCAGGGCTGTACTTTATTGGTGAAGTGATGGATGTGACCGGCTGGCTTGGCGGGTATAACTTCCAGTGGGCGTGGGCCAGCGCCTGGGCCTGTGCGCAGGCGCTGGCTCATGTGCGATAA
- the pitA gene encoding phosphate transporter, with translation MLHLFAGLDLHTGLLLLLALAFVLFYEAINGFHDTANAVATVIYTRALRSQVAVVMAAVFNFFGVLLGGLSVAYAIVHMLPTDLLLNMSSAHGLAMVFSMLLAAIIWNLGTWYFGLPASSSHTLIGAIIGIGLTNALMTGTSVVDALNIPKVMGIFGSLIISPIVGLVVAGGLIFILRRYWSGTKKRARIHLTPAEREKKDGKKKPPFWTRIALIISAIGVAFSHGANDGQKGIGLVMLVLIGVAPAGFVVNMNASGYEITRTRDAINNVEVYFQQHPALLKKATGVDQLIPSPEPGVSTAPGEFHCHPANAINALERVKVMLGDIESYDKLSVDQRGQLRRIMLCISDVTDKVAKLPEVNADDKRLLKKLKGDMLNTIEYAPIWIIMAVALALGIGTMIGWRRVATTIGEKIGKKGMTYAQGMSAQMTAAVSIGLASYTGMPVSTTHVLSSSVAGTMIVDGGGLQRKTVTNILMAWVFTLPASILLSGGLYWISLKLI, from the coding sequence ATGCTACATTTGTTTGCTGGTCTGGATTTACATACCGGACTTTTATTATTGCTTGCTCTGGCATTTGTCTTGTTCTATGAAGCTATCAATGGCTTCCACGATACGGCGAACGCAGTAGCTACCGTTATCTATACTCGTGCTTTACGATCGCAAGTTGCGGTTGTGATGGCGGCTGTATTTAACTTCTTTGGTGTTCTCCTTGGTGGTCTAAGCGTAGCCTACGCCATCGTTCACATGCTGCCTACAGACCTCCTTCTGAATATGAGTTCAGCCCATGGTCTGGCGATGGTATTTTCAATGCTGCTTGCCGCGATTATCTGGAACCTCGGAACCTGGTATTTCGGTCTGCCTGCATCCAGTTCTCACACGCTGATCGGCGCGATTATCGGTATTGGGTTAACCAACGCCCTGATGACCGGTACGTCAGTCGTTGATGCGCTGAATATCCCGAAAGTGATGGGGATTTTTGGTTCGCTTATCATTTCCCCCATCGTGGGCCTGGTCGTTGCGGGTGGATTGATTTTCATCCTGCGCCGTTACTGGAGCGGAACCAAAAAACGCGCCCGTATTCACCTGACGCCCGCAGAGCGTGAAAAGAAAGACGGCAAGAAAAAGCCGCCATTCTGGACGCGTATTGCTCTGATTATTTCCGCTATTGGTGTGGCCTTCTCTCATGGCGCGAACGACGGCCAGAAAGGCATTGGCCTGGTGATGCTGGTATTGATTGGCGTAGCGCCGGCAGGTTTCGTGGTTAACATGAACGCCTCCGGCTACGAAATCACCCGTACCCGCGATGCCATCAATAACGTCGAAGTTTACTTCCAGCAGCATCCTGCGCTGTTGAAGAAAGCCACCGGCGTTGACCAGTTGATTCCTTCGCCTGAACCGGGTGTGTCCACCGCACCTGGCGAGTTCCATTGCCATCCGGCAAACGCGATCAACGCGCTGGAACGTGTGAAGGTGATGCTGGGTGATATCGAAAGCTACGACAAACTGTCCGTCGATCAACGTGGTCAGCTGCGTCGTATCATGCTCTGCATCTCTGATGTGACTGATAAAGTCGCGAAGTTGCCAGAAGTGAACGCAGACGATAAGCGCCTGCTGAAGAAACTGAAAGGCGATATGCTCAATACCATTGAGTACGCGCCAATCTGGATCATCATGGCGGTCGCGCTGGCGCTGGGTATCGGTACGATGATTGGCTGGCGTCGTGTTGCTACTACTATCGGTGAAAAGATCGGTAAGAAAGGCATGACGTATGCGCAAGGTATGTCCGCGCAGATGACGGCTGCGGTCTCTATCGGTCTGGCGAGTTACACCGGCATGCCGGTCTCCACCACTCACGTACTGTCTTCGTCCGTGGCGGGTACCATGATTGTTGACGGTGGCGGTCTGCAACGCAAAACCGTGACCAACATTCTGATGGCCTGGGTGTTTACCCTGCCGGCGTCAATTCTGCTGTCAGGCGGTCTGTACTGGATCTCCCTGAAGCTGATTTAA
- the uspB gene encoding Universal stress protein B, protein MISTVALFWALCVVCIVNMARYFSSLRALLVVLRGCDPLLYQYVDGGGFFTSHGQPSKQMRLVWYIYAQRYRDHHDDEFIRRCERLRCQFILTSALCGLVVVSMVALLIWH, encoded by the coding sequence ATGATTAGCACTGTCGCATTGTTTTGGGCGTTATGTGTGGTTTGCATAGTGAATATGGCGCGTTATTTCTCATCATTACGCGCGCTATTAGTGGTACTTCGTGGTTGCGATCCGTTGCTTTATCAGTATGTGGATGGTGGAGGCTTCTTCACGTCGCATGGACAGCCCAGCAAACAGATGCGTCTGGTGTGGTACATCTACGCCCAACGCTATCGCGATCATCATGACGATGAATTTATCCGTCGTTGCGAGCGTTTACGTTGTCAGTTCATTTTGACCAGCGCCCTGTGTGGACTGGTTGTGGTGAGTATGGTGGCGCTCCTGATCTGGCATTGA
- the uspA_2 gene encoding UspA domain-containing protein — protein sequence MAYKHILIAVDLSPESKVLVDKAVSMARPYNAKVSLIHVDVNYSDLYTGLIDVNLGDMQKRISEETHHALTELSTNAGYPITETLSGSGDLGQVLVDAIKKYDMDLVVCGHHQDFWSKLMSSARQLINTVHVDMLIVPLRDEEDE from the coding sequence ATGGCTTACAAACACATTCTTATCGCGGTAGACCTCTCTCCTGAGAGCAAAGTGCTGGTTGATAAAGCGGTATCCATGGCACGTCCCTATAACGCGAAAGTTTCTTTGATTCACGTTGATGTGAATTACTCCGATCTCTACACCGGCCTCATCGACGTCAATCTTGGCGACATGCAGAAGCGCATTTCTGAAGAAACTCACCACGCGTTAACTGAGTTGTCCACCAACGCGGGATACCCGATTACCGAAACTTTAAGCGGTAGCGGCGATCTCGGCCAGGTGCTGGTTGATGCGATTAAGAAATACGATATGGATTTGGTGGTTTGCGGTCATCACCAGGATTTCTGGAGCAAACTGATGTCTTCTGCGCGTCAGCTGATTAACACCGTTCACGTTGATATGCTGATCGTCCCACTGCGTGACGAAGAAGACGAGTAA
- the yhiQ gene encoding protein YhiQ, whose product MKICLVDETGAGDGALSVLAARWGLEHDEQNLMALVMTPEHLELRKRDEPKLGGIFVDFVDGAMAHRRKFGGGRGEAVAKAVGVKGRYLPDVVDATAGLGRDAFVLASVGCRVRMLERNPVVAALLDDGLARGYADPEIGAWLQERLRLIHASSLTALTDITPRPQVVYLDPMFPHKQKSALVKKEMRVFQSLVGPDLDADGLLEPARLLATKRVVVKRPDYAPPLADVVTTNAVVTKGHRFDIYSGTAEVSAG is encoded by the coding sequence GTGAAAATCTGCTTAGTCGATGAAACAGGCGCCGGAGACGGCGCCTTATCTGTTCTTGCGGCCCGCTGGGGGCTTGAACACGATGAACAAAATTTGATGGCGCTGGTGATGACGCCGGAACATCTTGAACTGCGTAAGCGTGATGAGCCCAAGCTCGGCGGCATCTTTGTTGATTTCGTTGACGGCGCGATGGCGCATCGGCGTAAGTTTGGCGGCGGTCGCGGGGAAGCGGTAGCGAAAGCGGTGGGTGTCAAAGGGCGTTATCTGCCGGACGTGGTGGATGCAACGGCGGGGCTGGGCCGCGACGCCTTTGTGCTGGCGTCCGTGGGCTGTCGCGTGCGTATGCTGGAGCGTAACCCGGTGGTCGCGGCGCTGCTCGACGATGGTCTGGCGCGCGGCTATGCCGATCCAGAGATAGGCGCGTGGTTACAGGAACGTTTACGGCTGATTCATGCGTCGAGCCTGACGGCATTGACGGATATCACGCCGCGTCCGCAGGTGGTGTATCTCGATCCGATGTTCCCGCATAAGCAGAAAAGCGCGCTGGTCAAAAAAGAGATGCGCGTGTTTCAGTCGCTGGTGGGACCGGATTTAGATGCGGATGGTTTGCTGGAACCTGCGCGGTTGCTGGCCACAAAACGGGTGGTGGTGAAGCGCCCTGATTACGCACCGCCGCTGGCGGACGTGGTGACGACAAATGCCGTGGTGACCAAAGGGCACCGGTTTGATATTTATTCGGGAACGGCTGAGGTGAGTGCGGGCTGA
- the prlC gene encoding oligopeptidase A, with amino-acid sequence MTNPLLTPFSLPPFSKIQPEHVVPAVTKALDDCRTAVESVVAKGGPYTWENLCQTLAEVDDVLGRLFSPVSHLNSVKNSPELREAYEQTLPLLSEYSTWVGQHEGLYNAYRDLRDGENYAKLDIAQKKAVDNALRDFELSGIGLPKEKQTRYGEIAARLSELGNQYSNNVLDATMGWSKLITDESELAGMPESALAAAKAQAEAKEQEGFLLTLDIPSYLPVMTYCDNQALREELYRAYSTRASDQGPNAGKWDNSPVMAEILALRHELAQLLGFDSYAEKSLATKMAENPQQVLEFLTDLAKRARPQGEKELAQLRAFANAEFGVDDLQPWDIAYYSEKQKQHLYSISDEQLRPYFPENKAVNGLFEVVKRIYGITAKERTDVDVWHPEVRFFELYDEKNELRGSFYLDLYARENKRGGAWMDDCVGQMRKADGSLQKPVAYLTCNFNRPVSGKPALFTHDEVITLFHEFGHGLHHMLTRIEAAGVSGISGVPWDAVELPSQFMENWCWEPDALAFISGHYETGEPLPKALLDKMLAAKNYQAAMFILRQLEFGLFDFRLHAEFSPEQGAKILETLAEIKKQVALIPGPTWGRFPHAFSHIFAGGYAAGYYSYLWADVLAADAYSRFEEEGIFNRETGQSFLDNILTRGGAEEPMELFKRFRGREPQLDAMLEHYGIKG; translated from the coding sequence ATGACCAATCCATTACTGACGCCTTTCTCGTTACCGCCGTTTTCTAAAATCCAGCCAGAGCATGTCGTTCCAGCCGTCACCAAAGCGCTGGACGATTGCCGCACGGCGGTAGAAAGCGTGGTCGCGAAGGGCGGACCGTACACCTGGGAGAATTTGTGCCAGACGCTGGCCGAAGTGGATGACGTGTTGGGTCGCCTTTTCTCACCGGTCAGCCATCTGAACTCCGTAAAAAACAGCCCGGAACTGCGCGAAGCCTACGAGCAAACGCTGCCGCTGCTGTCGGAATACAGCACCTGGGTGGGTCAGCACGAAGGGTTGTACAACGCCTATCGCGATCTGCGCGACGGTGAGAACTACGCCAAACTGGATATCGCCCAGAAAAAAGCGGTCGATAACGCGCTGCGCGATTTTGAACTGTCCGGGATTGGCCTGCCAAAAGAGAAACAAACGCGCTACGGCGAAATCGCCGCGCGTCTGTCAGAGCTGGGCAATCAGTACAGCAACAACGTTCTTGATGCCACCATGGGCTGGTCGAAACTGATTACCGACGAATCTGAACTGGCGGGCATGCCGGAGAGCGCGCTGGCGGCGGCCAAAGCGCAGGCCGAAGCGAAAGAGCAGGAAGGTTTCCTGTTAACGCTTGATATCCCGAGCTATCTGCCGGTCATGACCTATTGTGACAATCAGGCGCTGCGTGAAGAGTTGTACCGCGCGTACAGTACGCGTGCGTCTGATCAGGGCCCAAATGCCGGGAAATGGGACAACAGCCCGGTGATGGCCGAAATCCTCGCGCTGCGCCACGAGCTGGCACAGCTGCTGGGCTTCGACAGCTACGCCGAAAAATCCCTCGCCACCAAAATGGCGGAAAACCCACAGCAGGTTCTGGAGTTCTTAACCGATCTGGCAAAACGTGCGCGTCCGCAGGGCGAAAAAGAGCTGGCACAGCTGCGCGCATTTGCGAACGCTGAGTTTGGCGTCGACGACCTGCAACCGTGGGACATCGCCTACTACAGCGAAAAACAGAAACAGCATTTGTACAGCATCAGCGATGAACAGCTGCGTCCGTACTTCCCCGAGAACAAAGCCGTAAACGGCCTGTTTGAAGTGGTGAAACGCATTTACGGCATTACCGCCAAAGAGCGTACCGACGTGGATGTCTGGCATCCGGAAGTGCGTTTCTTCGAGCTGTATGACGAGAAAAACGAACTGCGCGGCAGTTTCTATCTGGATCTGTATGCGCGTGAAAACAAACGCGGCGGCGCATGGATGGACGACTGCGTCGGCCAGATGCGTAAAGCCGACGGTTCGTTGCAAAAACCGGTCGCTTACCTGACCTGTAACTTTAACCGTCCGGTTAGCGGCAAGCCTGCGCTATTCACGCACGATGAAGTGATCACTCTGTTCCACGAATTCGGCCACGGTCTGCATCATATGCTGACGCGTATTGAAGCGGCGGGTGTGTCGGGTATCAGCGGTGTTCCGTGGGATGCCGTCGAGCTGCCAAGTCAGTTTATGGAAAACTGGTGCTGGGAGCCGGACGCGCTGGCGTTTATCTCTGGCCATTACGAAACAGGCGAGCCGCTGCCAAAAGCGCTGCTGGATAAAATGCTGGCCGCGAAAAACTACCAGGCGGCGATGTTTATCCTGCGCCAGCTGGAGTTCGGTCTGTTCGATTTCCGTCTGCATGCCGAATTCAGCCCAGAGCAGGGGGCAAAAATCCTCGAAACCCTGGCTGAAATTAAAAAGCAGGTCGCGCTGATCCCTGGTCCTACGTGGGGCCGATTCCCGCACGCGTTTAGCCATATCTTTGCTGGCGGATACGCGGCAGGCTATTACAGCTATCTGTGGGCAGACGTGCTGGCCGCAGATGCCTACTCTCGCTTCGAAGAAGAAGGGATCTTCAACCGTGAAACCGGTCAGTCGTTCCTGGATAACATCCTGACGCGCGGGGGGGCTGAGGAGCCAATGGAGCTGTTCAAACGCTTCCGTGGCCGCGAGCCGCAGCTGGACGCGATGCTTGAGCATTACGGTATCAAAGGCTGA
- the yhiR gene encoding protein YhiR, with protein MLSYRHSYHAGNHADVLKHTVQSLIIESLKEKDKPFLYLDTHAGAGRYQLSSQHAERTGEYLEGIARIWQQDSLPAELEPYINVVKHYNRSGQLRYYPGSPLIARQLLREHDSLQLTELHPSDFPLLRSEFQKDARARVEKADGYQQLKSKLPPVSRRGLILIDPPYEIKTDYQAVVTGIHEGYKRFATGTYALWYPVVLRAQIKRMIKELEATGIRKIMQIELAVRPDSDQRGMTGSGMIVVNPPWKLEAQMNNVLPWLHKTLVPGGIGHATVSWIVPE; from the coding sequence ATGCTCAGTTATCGCCACAGCTACCACGCGGGCAACCACGCCGATGTCCTCAAACATACCGTTCAGAGCCTGATTATCGAGTCTCTGAAAGAGAAAGATAAACCCTTTCTCTATCTGGACACCCACGCGGGCGCGGGCCGCTACCAGTTAAGCAGTCAGCACGCGGAGCGTACCGGTGAATATCTGGAAGGTATCGCTCGCATCTGGCAGCAGGACTCTCTCCCCGCCGAGCTGGAGCCGTACATCAACGTAGTGAAGCATTACAACCGCAGCGGCCAGTTGCGCTACTACCCTGGCTCCCCGCTGATTGCTCGCCAGCTGTTGCGCGAACATGACAGCCTGCAGCTGACCGAACTGCACCCAAGCGATTTCCCGCTGCTGCGCTCTGAATTCCAAAAAGACGCCCGCGCGCGCGTGGAAAAAGCTGATGGTTATCAGCAGCTTAAATCCAAACTGCCGCCGGTTTCCCGTCGTGGTCTGATATTGATCGACCCACCCTACGAAATCAAAACTGACTATCAGGCGGTAGTGACCGGTATTCACGAAGGCTATAAACGCTTCGCGACCGGCACTTACGCACTGTGGTATCCGGTGGTGTTGCGCGCGCAAATCAAACGCATGATCAAAGAACTGGAAGCGACAGGCATTCGTAAAATCATGCAGATTGAACTGGCTGTACGTCCTGATAGCGATCAGCGCGGCATGACGGGCTCGGGCATGATCGTGGTTAACCCACCGTGGAAGCTCGAAGCACAAATGAACAACGTGCTGCCGTGGCTGCACAAAACGCTGGTGCCAGGCGGAATTGGCCATGCCACAGTCAGCTGGATCGTGCCGGAGTAA
- the gor gene encoding Glutathione reductase, with protein sequence MSKHYDYIAIGGGSGGIASINRAAMYGQKCALIEAKELGGTCVNVGCVPKKVMWHAAQIREAIHMYGPDYGFDTTINHFDWDKLIASRTAYIDRIHTSYDNVLGKNNVDVIKGFARFVDAKTIEVNGETITADHILIATGGRPSHPNIPGVEFGIDSDGFFELPALPKRVAVVGAGYIAVELAGVINGLGAETHLFVRKHAPLRSFDPLIVETLVEVMNTEGPTLHTHAVPKAIEKNADGSLTLQLDDGRSQTVDCLIWAIGREPANDNFNLAVTGVKTNEKGYIDVDKFQNTSVPGIYAVGDNTGAVELTPVAVAAGRRLSERLFNNKPDEHLDYSNIPTVVFSHPPIGTVGLTEPQAREQYGDDQVKVYKSSFTAMYTAVTSHRQPCRMKLVCVGPEEKIVGIHGIGFGMDEILQGFAVALKMGATKKDFDNTVAIHPTAAEEFVTMR encoded by the coding sequence ATGAGCAAGCATTATGACTACATCGCCATTGGCGGCGGCAGCGGCGGTATCGCCTCTATTAACCGTGCAGCCATGTACGGCCAGAAATGTGCGCTGATCGAAGCCAAAGAGCTGGGCGGCACCTGCGTTAACGTCGGTTGTGTACCGAAAAAAGTGATGTGGCATGCTGCGCAAATTCGCGAAGCCATCCACATGTACGGCCCGGATTACGGTTTTGACACCACTATTAATCACTTCGACTGGGACAAGCTCATTGCCAGCCGTACCGCCTATATCGACCGTATTCACACGTCGTACGATAACGTGCTGGGTAAAAATAATGTCGATGTCATCAAAGGTTTTGCGCGCTTCGTCGATGCCAAAACGATCGAAGTGAATGGCGAGACGATCACTGCCGATCACATCCTGATCGCCACCGGTGGCCGTCCGAGCCATCCGAACATTCCGGGCGTTGAATTCGGTATCGACTCAGACGGTTTCTTCGAGCTGCCAGCGCTGCCGAAACGCGTTGCCGTGGTTGGTGCGGGTTATATCGCCGTGGAACTGGCGGGCGTGATCAACGGGCTGGGCGCGGAAACGCATCTGTTTGTGCGTAAACACGCGCCGCTGCGCAGCTTTGATCCGCTGATCGTCGAGACGCTGGTTGAAGTGATGAATACCGAAGGCCCGACGCTGCACACCCACGCGGTGCCGAAAGCCATCGAGAAAAACGCCGACGGTAGCCTGACGCTGCAATTAGACGACGGCCGCAGCCAGACCGTTGACTGCCTGATTTGGGCGATTGGTCGCGAACCGGCTAACGACAATTTCAACCTGGCGGTGACCGGCGTTAAAACGAACGAGAAAGGATATATCGACGTCGATAAATTCCAGAACACCAGCGTTCCGGGCATTTATGCGGTCGGTGATAACACCGGTGCCGTTGAGCTGACGCCTGTCGCCGTGGCAGCGGGTCGTCGTCTGTCAGAACGTTTGTTCAATAACAAGCCGGACGAGCATCTGGATTACAGCAACATTCCAACCGTGGTCTTCAGCCATCCGCCAATCGGCACCGTCGGTTTAACCGAGCCGCAGGCGCGCGAGCAGTATGGTGACGACCAGGTGAAAGTGTACAAATCGTCATTCACCGCGATGTATACCGCCGTCACTTCGCATCGCCAGCCATGCCGTATGAAGCTGGTTTGCGTGGGGCCGGAAGAAAAAATCGTCGGCATCCATGGCATTGGCTTTGGTATGGACGAGATCCTGCAAGGCTTTGCGGTGGCGCTGAAAATGGGTGCAACGAAGAAAGACTTCGACAATACCGTGGCGATTCACCCTACCGCCGCAGAAGAATTTGTCACCATGCGTTAA